One Nocardioides dongkuii genomic window, AGGGACAGCTCCAGCAGGCCGAGGCCCGCCACCGCAAGCAGGCGGTCGCCGACGAGGCGGTGGCCGACGCCAAGCGCGAGGAGGCCGCCGAGAAGCTCGCCGAGACCAGCCGCGAGGCCGCGGAGCAGGAGGCCGCCGCCCGCGCCCGTGCGGCCCGCGAGGAGCAGGTGGTCGAGGCGCAGCGCGCCGGCGAGCACGACGCCGCAGCCCGCGAGGCCGCCCGGCAGGAGGCCGCCGGCCTCGAGGCCGCCGAGGAGCACGCCGACCAGGTCGCCGAGGCCCGGCTGCGGGACGCGGAGGCGCTCGCGGCCGACGCGACCGCCACCGAGCAGGAGGCCGCCGAGGAGCGCGCCCGGCTCGATCGCGAGGCCGCCCTGGCCGACCAGCGCGCGGCCCAGCTGCGCGCCACGACCGAGAAGTGAGGACCACCATGATCAGCACGCTCATCGCCCTGCCCTACGAGATCGCACGACTCCCGCTCGCGCTCGTCGACAGCACGCTGTCCGACCGGCTGCCGGAGACCTCGCCGACGCGGGTGACGCTCGACCGGGCCCTCGGCTCGGCCGACCGGATCGCCGGTGGCCTGCTGCGGAACCCCGACATCGCCCGGCGCGGCGCCGCCCGCATCGAGCGCTCCGACACGCTGCTCGCCGCGGCCCGGCTCGAGCAGGAGGCCGACGAGCGCCGCGAGCAGGCCAAGCAGAAGCAGGCCGCCGCGCGCCGGGAGGCCGCGGAGAAGCGCCGGGCCGCCAAGGAGCGCGCGGCCGCGGGCCTGGTCGAGGCCGACGCCACCGAGGCGCGCGGCAAGCAGCGGGCCAAGGCGTCCGCGGCGCAGACCGCCGCGCAGAAGAAGGCGGCCGCGGACAAGCGGGCCGCGAGCCGCATCGAGACCGCCGAGCAGCGCAAGAAGCGGGTCGAGACCGCCGCGCGTACCAAGAAGCAGGCGGCCCAGCGGGCGCCCAAGGCGGAGCTCGCCGAGGCCCGGGAGACCAAGCAGGCCGCCGCCGACGCGCGCGCCGACGCCGAGCTGCTCAGCGAGCTCACCGAGGCCAAGAAGCAGGAGCGCCAGCAGGGCTGAGGTCACCGTCGCGACGCCGGGCCGCCTCCGTGGCGCCCGGCGTCGCGCCGTGTCACAGTCGCGGGGTCGGTCTCGTCCTCCGGGCATGAACAGGAACCCGCGCCCCGTGCTCACCCTCGCCGTCGCCGGCGCCACCGGCGTCGTCGGCCACCACGTCGCGGAGGTCGCGCGCGAGCGCGGCCACCGGGTGGTGCCGCTCGCCCGCTCCCTCGGTGTCGACCTGCTCGGCGAGGCCGGGCGGCCCGGGCTGACCGAGCTGCTGAGGGGCGTCGACGCGGTCGTCGACACCACCAACGTGCAGACCCAGAGCCAGCGGGTGGCCGAGGCGCACTTCGGCGCGATCACCCGGAACCTTCTGGCCGCCGAGGCCGCGGCCGGGGTAGGGCACCACGTGCTGCTCTCGATCGTCGGGGTCGAGGACGTGCCGACCGGCTACTACCGCGCCAAGGTCGCGCAGGAGCGGCAGGTGGCCGCGGGCGGCGTCGGCTGGAGCGTGCTGCGCGCCACGCAGTTCCACGAGTTCGCCGAGCAGGTGCTGGGCTTCGTCCGGGTCGGGCCGGTGTCGGTCGTCCCGAGGATGACCAGCCAGCCGGTCGCCGCCGTCGAGGTCGCGCAGGCGCTGGTCGACCTCGCCGAGGGCGCACCGTGCGGGCAGGCGCCGGACCTCGCCGGGCCGGAGCGGCTCCCGATGCACGACCTGGCCCGCCGGGTCTCCCGCTCCCGGGGGCTCGGCCGGCGCGTCGTCGCCGTCCCGCTGCCCGGTGCGGCAGGACGGCGGATGCGCGACGGCACGCTCTGCCCGACCGGCGCGGGCCCCCGCGGGACGGTGACCTTCGACGCGTGGCTGGCGGCGGCGTGAGCGACGAGGACGACCTCGCCACGGCGTACGACGCCGCGCGCCCGCGCCTGGTGCGGGTCGCCTACGCGATCCTGGGCAGCCACGCGGAGGCCGAGGACGTGGTCGCGGACTGCTGGCTGAAGCTGGTCCGGGCGCACCGCGAGGACCCCGTCCGCGACGTCCTGGGCTGGGCGACCGTGGCGGTGTCGCGGGCCGCGTTGGACACGCTGCGCTCGGCGCGCGTGCGCCGGGAGCGGTACGTCGGCCCGTGGCTGCCGGAGCCGGTGCTCGACCGGATCGCGGCCGACCGCGCCGACCCCGCCGACCGGGTGACCATGGACGAGTCCGTGCGCTACGCGCTGCTGGTGGTGCTGGAGCAGCTGAGCCCCGCGGAGCGCACCGCCTGGGTGCTGCACGACCTGTTCGGCGTCCCGTTCCCGGAGGTCGCCCGGGCCGTGGGCCGCACACCGGACGCGGTGCGCCAGCTGGCCAGCCGGGCCCGCCGGCACGTCGCCGCCGGGACGCCCCGCCTCGAGGTCGACCGCACCGAGCACGACCGGGTGCTGGCCGCGTTCGTCGCCGCCGCCGCGGGGGGCGACCTGGAGGCGCTGGTGCGCACCCTGGACCCCGACGTGGTGCTGACCAGCGACGGCGGCGGCGTGATCAGCGCGGCCCGGCGGCCGGTGCTGGGCCCGGACAAGGTGGCGCGGTTCCTGCTCGGCATCGTGCGCCGGGGTCGCGCCGCGGGGCGGGAGGCGGTGCCGGTCGAGGTCAACGGCGCGACCGGGCTGGCCTTCCTCGAGGAGGGCCGGGTGACCGGCGTGGTGTCGCTGAGCGTCGGCGGCGGGGTGGTGCGCCGGGTCGACATCGTGCTCGCGCCGGACAAGCTGCCTGTCGGTCCGGTGTCCTAGGGTCGCGAGCATGCCGATCGCGCGGTACAAGGACCTCTGCCTCGACGCCGTCGACACCCTCGCGCTCGGCCGGTTCTGGGCCGGCGCGCTGGGGCGGCGGCTCGAGGACCGCGGTGGCGGGCTGCGGGTGCTCACCGGACCGACCCCGCGGCACACCGTCTGGGTCAACCCGGTCCCCGAGCCGGTGACCGTCAAGCAGCGCGTCCACCTCGACGTGCACGCCCGCTCGGTCGGGGAGGTCCTCGCGCTGGGCGCGGAGCCCGCCGACCTCGACTCGTTCCCCTGGGCGGTGCTGCGCGACCCCGAGGGGGGCGAGCTGTGCGTCTTCGAGCGGGAGCAGGTGCCCGACGAGCGCCTCTACGAGGTGGTCGTCGACGCCGCCGACCCGCACGGCGTGGCGGCCTGGTGGGCCGATGTCCTCGGCGTGCCCCCGCACGCGGCCGACGACGGCAGCTGGTACCTCCAGGACGTCCCGGGCCTGCCGTTCGAGTGCTTCGTCTTCGTCCCGGTCCCGGAGCCGAAGACGGTCAAGAACCGCGTCCACGTCGACGTCGACGTCGACGACCCCGCCAGCCTGGAGGCGCTGGTCGCCCGCGGCGCGCGGGTGGTGCGGCGCCAGGACGACGAGATCGGGTGGACCGTGCTCGCCGATCCCGAGGGCAACGAGTTCTGCGCGTTCGTCGGGGACGACGACGGGGCATGATCTGGCGATGAGCGACCCCGGGGCCCCGACCGCGACGACCGGCACCACCCAGCCGCGTTGGCGGGTCATCGGGCCCGGGCTCGTCGTCGCCGCCACCGGCGTCGGCGCCGCCGACCTGGTCGCCACCCTCGTCGCCGGGGCCAAGTTCGGCTACACCCTGCTGTGGGTGGCCGTGCTCGGCGCCGTGATCAAGGTGGTGCTGGTCGAGGGGGCCGGGCGCTACTCGCTGGCCACCGGCCGCACGATCTTCGAGGGCTGGCGCAGCCTGGGCCGGTGGACCACCTGGTACTTCGCGCCGTACATCGTCATCTGGGGCCTGGTGTACGGCGCCACCGCGATGTCGTCGTCCGCGCTGCCGATCGTCGCGATCTTCCCGGACCTGTCGCTGCGCTGGACCGCGGTCGTGATCGGCGTGATCGGCCTGGCGCTGGTCTGGCTCGGCAGCTACGCGGCGTTCGAGAAGGTGATGGCCCTCCTCGTCGGCGTCATGTTCGTGTGCGTCGTCGGCGCGGCCGCCCTCGCGACGCCGAACCTCGGCGAGATCCTGCTGGGCCTGCGGCCGATCTTCCCCGACGACTCGGTCGTCAACGTGCTGGCCATCGCCGGCGGCGTCGGCGGCACGATCACCCTCGCGGCGTACGGCTACTGGCTGCGGGAGAAGGGCTGGTCGACGCCGGTCTTCATGCGGGTGATGCGCCTCGACAACGGCGTCGCGTACGCCGTCACCGGGATCTTCGTGGTCGCGATGCTGATCGTCGGCGCCGAGCTCTACTACTCCGCCGGCATCGCGGCCGAGACCGGCGACCAGGCGCTCGTGCAGCTCTCCGACGTCCTCGACGACCGGTACGGCGACGTGTTCGGCACGGTCTTCCTGGTCGGGTTCTTCGCCTCGTCGTTCTCCTCGCTGATCGGCGTGTGGAGCGGGGTCAGCCTGATGTTCGCCGACTACGTCGGCAACCTGCGCGACCTGCCGTCCGGGCACCCCGACACCCGCACCGGCGGCCGCTACTTCCGCGCCTACCTGCTGTGGCTGACGTTCCCGCCGATGCTGCTGCTCCTGCTCGACGAGCCGGTCGGGCTGATCCTGGCGTACGGCACCCTCGGCGCGCTGTTCATGCCGTTCCTCGCGATCACCCTGCTGGTGCTGCTCAACAAGCGCCGACCAGGCGCGCTGCCGCACTCCACGGTGCCCGACGAGTGGCGCAACGGCTGGCTCTCGAACGGCTTCATGCTGCTGTGCGCGGTGCTCTTCGTCGCGCTGGCCGTCAACGAGATCCGCGAGACGCTGGCGCCGTACGTGTGAGTGACGTGGCGGCTCTCTCCGTGGTGCACTGATGCCCGTGGCCGACCTCGACGAGCTGCTGGTGCCCGACGCCGCCGCGTGGCGCTCCTGGCTGGAGCAGCACCACGCGGACTCACCCGGCGTCTGGCTGGTGCTGACCAAGAAGGGCGGCGAGGTCACCGCGCTGACCCGCACCGACGCCCTCGACGAGGCGCTCTGCTTCGGCTGGATCGACGGGCAGGCCCGCAGCCGCGACAGCGGCAGCAGCCTGCAGCGGATGACGCCGCGCACCGCCCGCAGCCGCTGGTCGCAGGTCAACGTCGGCCTGGTCGCCCGGCTGGAGGCCGAGGGCCGGATGGCGCCGGCCGGCCGGGCCGCGGTCGACGCGGCCCGGGCCGACGGACGCTGGGACGCGGCGTACGCCCCGCCGTCGACGGCTCAGCTCCCCGAGGACCTGGCCGCCGCGATCGCGGCGGACCCCGCGGCCCAGGCGATGTTCGAGGTGCTCACCAAGACCAACCGGTACGCGCTCATCCACCGGCTCGACGCGGTCAAGCGGGCCGAGACGCGGGAGCGCAAGATCGCGGAGTTCGTCGCGATGCTGGCGCGTCAGGAGACGCCGTACCCCCAGAAGGCCCGGCCCTGACGAGCGCGGCGTCGGCGCCGGTCCGCCGGGAGTAGGGTCGGCGCCATGACCAAGTGGGAGTACCTCACCGCGCCGATCCTGACGCACGCGGCCAAGCAGATCCTCGACAACTTCGGAGCCGACGGGTGGGAGCTCGTGCAGGTCGCGCCGGGCATGAACCCCGAGAACCTCGTGGGCTACTTCAAGCGCCCCCTGGAGGGCTGAGGTGGCCACGCCGGAGGAGCGCCTGGCCGCGATGGGCCTGGCCGTGCCGGAGGTGCCGGCGCCGGTCGCCGCGTACGTCCCGGCGGTCCGCTCGGGCAGCCACGTGTTCACCTCCGGCCAGCTGCCGATGCGCTCGGGCGAGCTGATCACGGTCGGCAAGGTCGGCGGCGCGGTCACCGCGGAGGAGGCGTACGCCTGCGCGCAGCAGTGCGCGCTCAACGCCCTCGCCGCGGTGCGCAGCGTGATCGGCGACCTCTCCGCGGTGAAGCGGGTCGTGAAGGTGGTCGTGTTCGTGGCCTCGACCCCCGACTTCAGCGGCCAGCCGCAGGTCGCGAACGGCGTGTCCGAGCTGCTCGGCGAGGTCTTCGGCGACGCCGGGGTGCACGCTCGCTCGGCGGTCGGCGTCGCGGTGCTGCCGCTCGACGCGCCGGTCGAGGTCGAGCTCGTGGTGGAGGTGTGAGGATCCCGCTTCCCCCGGTGCCGCTGCCGGAGCGGATCGTCGCGGTCGCCCGCGAGTACGACGCGGGGTCGCGCACGCCGGTCGAGCCGCGCGACGCCGCGACGGTGATCCTGCTGCGGGCCTCGGACGAGGGCCCCGAGGTCTACTACATGCGGCGCCAGGTCTCGATGGACTTCGCCGGGGGCATGTGCGTCTACCCCGGCGGCGGCGTCGACCCCCGCGACTTCGACGCCACGGTCGGCTGGGCCGGCCCCTCGCCGGCGGAGTGGGCCGAGCGGCTCGGGTGCGACGAGGACACCGCGCGGGCGCTCGTGGCGGCCGCGGTGCGCGAGACGTTCGAGGAGTCCGGCGTGCTGCTGGCCGGCGACGCGGCCTCCTCCGTCGTCGCCGACACCACCGGCGCCGACTGGGAGGCCGACCGGGTCGCCCTGGAGTCGCGCGAGCTCGCGATGACCGACTTCCTCAACCGTCGCGGGCTGGTGCTGCGCACCGACCTGCTCGGGGTCTGGGACGCCTGGCTGACCCCGGCGTTCGAGCCGAAGCGCTACCGCACCTGGTTCTTCGTCGCGATGCTGCCCGAGGGCCAGCGCACCCGCGACGTCTCGACCGAGTCGTCGTCGGTGACCTGGCTGCCGGCGCGGGTCGCCGCGGCGCAGGCCGACGGGGGCGAGCTCGCGCTGATGCCCCCGACGTACCTCACCAGCCTGGAGATCGGCACCCACCGCGACCCCGCCGACGTGCTCGCCACGGCGGCGGGCCGGAGCGTCGAGATGTTCTGCCCCACCGTCGAGCCGCTCGACGAGGGCTGGACGCTGTCGATGCCCGACCGGCTGCGGCCGCTGGTGGCGGAGCGGCGCGCGTGAGCTGGAGCGGCGGTCGCTTCGGCGACCGGGCGGAGTGCCTGCTCGCGCCCAACCCGGGGATCATGACGCTCGACGGCACCAACACCTGGGTGCTGCGCGAGCCGGGCGCCGACCGCGCCGTCGTGGTCGACCCGGGGCCGATCGAGGACGGGCACCTCGACCTGCTCGTCGACGTCACCGGCGAGGTGGGCCTGGTGCTGCTCACCCACCACCACTACGACCACGCCGAGGTCGCCGAGACGTTCGCCCGGGCCAAGGGCTGCGCGGTGCGCGCCGCGGACCCGGCGTACTGCTTCCGCGGCGAGCCGGTCGTCGACGGCGAGGACCTCTCCGTCGACGGGCTCGCGCTGCGCATCCTCACCACCCCGGGGCACACCGCCGACTCGATCTCGATGGTGCTGCCCGCCCAGAAGGCGCTGCTCAGCGGGGACATGGTCCTCGGCCGCGGCACCACCGTCGTCGCGCACCCCGACGGGCGCCTGGGACCGTACTTCGACTCGATCCAGAAGATGCGCGCGCTGGTCGCGGCCGGCGAGGTCGAGACCATCTGGCCCGCGCACGGCCCGGTGCTCGCCGACGCCGGCGCGGTCCTCGACCACTACCTCGTGCACCGCCGCGACCGGCTCGCGCAGGTCGAGGCGGCGCTCCTGGAGATCGGCGCCGCCCCGCACCCCGAGGGCATCGCCGCCGACGAGCTGCCCCGCCGCGTCGTCGAGGTCGTGTACGCCGACGTCGACCCGGTCCTCTGGGACGCCGCCGAGCTCTCCGTCCGCGCCCAGCTCGCCTACCTCGCCGACCGTTGAGTTGGGCCTGCCTACCGGTTGAGTTGGGCCTTCCTGCCCGTTGAGTTGGGCGCTTCTCACTGTTGAGTTGGGCCTTCCTTGCGTGCCCGCGGGCCACGGGGCGCCCACAGGGGCCGGCCGGGGAGCCACCGTCCACAGGGGAGTACGACGTCCCGCGCGGCGGGGGGTCGGGGCACCCACGGTGGGCCCATGGGCTTCGACTTCTCCACCTTCACGACCCCGGTCACGACCGCGACGATCCTGGCGTCGGGAGCGACCCGTCGCCAGCTCGACGACGCCGTCCGCAACCGCGAGGTGCGCCGCCTGCTGCGCGGGGTCTTCGTGCACGCGTCCGTCGAGGACGGTGTCGGGCTGCGGGTGCAGGCGGTGGGCCAGGTCGTGGCCCCGCGGGCCGTCGTCTGCGATCGCACGGCGGCGTGGATCCACGGGTGCGAGGTCTTCGACTACCGCGAGCTCGACGTACCACCGCCGGTCGAGAGCTACGTCCTGCGCGGTCGCGACCCGACCGACCGGCCCGAGTGTGCCGGCGGCACCCGCGACCTGGTCCCGGCCGACTGGTGCGAGATCGCTGGCCTCCGGGTCACGACACCGCTGCGCACGGCGATGGACCTCGGCTGCAAGCTCCCTCCCCGCACCGCCCTGGCGGCGATGGATGCGCTGATGCGCGAGCACGGCGTCACCCTCGCGAAGATGGTCCGGCTGCTGCCGCGCTACCGCCGGCGTCGGGGCGTCGTCCAGCTGCGCCGGCTCGTCCCGCTGACCGACCCGTCGGCGGAGTCGCAGCCCGAGTCGTGGATGCGCCTCGAGATCGTCCGCGCGGGGCTGCCCGACCCGACGCCGCAGTACTGGGTGCTGGTCGGCGGCGTGCCGACGTACCGCCTCGACCTGGCGTGGCCGCACGCGCGGGTCGCGGTGGAGTACGACGGCGAGGAGTGGCACACCGGTCCGGAGGCACGCGAGCGCGACCGCGTGCGCCGGCAGTGGCTGCGCGACCACGGCTGGACGGTCATCGTGCTCACCAAGGAGAGCTTCCGACCGGGGGCGGTGGACGCATGGATCCACGAGGTCCGGCAGGCGCTGCGGCTGGTGTGAGCGAGGCCCAACTCGACCGTGAGGGAGGCCCAACTCAACGGCGGGGGCGCCGGCGCCGGAGCACGACGGCGCCGAGCAGCACCAGGCCGAGCACCGACCCCCCGACGACCAGGCCCCACCGAGTGATGCTCCAGGGCCAGTCCGGCTCGGGGCGCTCGACCGTCGGCCGCTCGCGCGTCACCAGGTCGGTGGCCACGCTGAGGGCGGGGACGCCGGCGTCGACCGCCCCGACCACGGCGTACGACGGCCGGTCGCCGACCCCGAGGAGCACCAGGTCGCTCGGCCCCGCGCGTCCACCGGTCAGGTCGCCTCCGCTGGAGGCACGTGCCAGCAGGTGCTCCTCGTCGACCCAGCCGAGGGGCACGAGGTCACCGCCGGCGACCTCAGGGTGCAGAGGCGTCCGGGTGGTGTCCCCACCGTGACGAAACACGGTGTACCGACCATTCTCGAGGCCCACCCGCACGTCCAGCACGTCCTCCCCACGCAGCTCGGCATCCTTCGAGAACGACCCTCCTACCCGGAGCGGCACGCGGGACGGCTCCGTCGCGCCCGGCGGCAGGTCCAGCATCCGGCTGTCGCCGACCACCACCACCCGGCCGTCGTCGCCGACCGCCCAGGACAGCAGCGCGTTGCCGCGCGGCACCGGGAGCGGCTCGGACGTGGTCGCCCCCGGCGCGATCCGGCCGCCGACCTCCGTCTTGCCCCCCATCTCGAACTGGGTCCAGGACGCCATCTGGTCGCCGCGCCACACCAGCCACTCTCCCGCGGGCGACCAGTCGATCCAGGTCACCAGGACGCCTTCGCCGCCCGGGACAGGGACCTCGCGGACGTCGCCGGTCTCGAGGTCCAGCACCCGGATGCCGCTCGGGACGCGTCGCCGCGCGGCCTCCGGCCCGATCGTCGCCCACGCGTAG contains:
- a CDS encoding CsbD family protein — encoded protein: MTNDRAAEAREGLFDSVAGKAKEVAGAVTGKDELVEEGQLQQAEARHRKQAVADEAVADAKREEAAEKLAETSREAAEQEAAARARAAREEQVVEAQRAGEHDAAAREAARQEAAGLEAAEEHADQVAEARLRDAEALAADATATEQEAAEERARLDREAALADQRAAQLRATTEK
- a CDS encoding DUF4177 domain-containing protein, with protein sequence MTKWEYLTAPILTHAAKQILDNFGADGWELVQVAPGMNPENLVGYFKRPLEG
- a CDS encoding SDR family oxidoreductase, with product MNRNPRPVLTLAVAGATGVVGHHVAEVARERGHRVVPLARSLGVDLLGEAGRPGLTELLRGVDAVVDTTNVQTQSQRVAEAHFGAITRNLLAAEAAAGVGHHVLLSIVGVEDVPTGYYRAKVAQERQVAAGGVGWSVLRATQFHEFAEQVLGFVRVGPVSVVPRMTSQPVAAVEVAQALVDLAEGAPCGQAPDLAGPERLPMHDLARRVSRSRGLGRRVVAVPLPGAAGRRMRDGTLCPTGAGPRGTVTFDAWLAAA
- a CDS encoding NUDIX hydrolase, with protein sequence MRIPLPPVPLPERIVAVAREYDAGSRTPVEPRDAATVILLRASDEGPEVYYMRRQVSMDFAGGMCVYPGGGVDPRDFDATVGWAGPSPAEWAERLGCDEDTARALVAAAVRETFEESGVLLAGDAASSVVADTTGADWEADRVALESRELAMTDFLNRRGLVLRTDLLGVWDAWLTPAFEPKRYRTWFFVAMLPEGQRTRDVSTESSSVTWLPARVAAAQADGGELALMPPTYLTSLEIGTHRDPADVLATAAGRSVEMFCPTVEPLDEGWTLSMPDRLRPLVAERRA
- a CDS encoding RidA family protein, which codes for MATPEERLAAMGLAVPEVPAPVAAYVPAVRSGSHVFTSGQLPMRSGELITVGKVGGAVTAEEAYACAQQCALNALAAVRSVIGDLSAVKRVVKVVVFVASTPDFSGQPQVANGVSELLGEVFGDAGVHARSAVGVAVLPLDAPVEVELVVEV
- a CDS encoding MBL fold metallo-hydrolase; translation: MSWSGGRFGDRAECLLAPNPGIMTLDGTNTWVLREPGADRAVVVDPGPIEDGHLDLLVDVTGEVGLVLLTHHHYDHAEVAETFARAKGCAVRAADPAYCFRGEPVVDGEDLSVDGLALRILTTPGHTADSISMVLPAQKALLSGDMVLGRGTTVVAHPDGRLGPYFDSIQKMRALVAAGEVETIWPAHGPVLADAGAVLDHYLVHRRDRLAQVEAALLEIGAAPHPEGIAADELPRRVVEVVYADVDPVLWDAAELSVRAQLAYLADR
- a CDS encoding YdeI/OmpD-associated family protein, yielding MADLDELLVPDAAAWRSWLEQHHADSPGVWLVLTKKGGEVTALTRTDALDEALCFGWIDGQARSRDSGSSLQRMTPRTARSRWSQVNVGLVARLEAEGRMAPAGRAAVDAARADGRWDAAYAPPSTAQLPEDLAAAIAADPAAQAMFEVLTKTNRYALIHRLDAVKRAETRERKIAEFVAMLARQETPYPQKARP
- a CDS encoding VOC family protein; this encodes MPIARYKDLCLDAVDTLALGRFWAGALGRRLEDRGGGLRVLTGPTPRHTVWVNPVPEPVTVKQRVHLDVHARSVGEVLALGAEPADLDSFPWAVLRDPEGGELCVFEREQVPDERLYEVVVDAADPHGVAAWWADVLGVPPHAADDGSWYLQDVPGLPFECFVFVPVPEPKTVKNRVHVDVDVDDPASLEALVARGARVVRRQDDEIGWTVLADPEGNEFCAFVGDDDGA
- the sigJ gene encoding RNA polymerase sigma factor SigJ is translated as MAGGGVSDEDDLATAYDAARPRLVRVAYAILGSHAEAEDVVADCWLKLVRAHREDPVRDVLGWATVAVSRAALDTLRSARVRRERYVGPWLPEPVLDRIAADRADPADRVTMDESVRYALLVVLEQLSPAERTAWVLHDLFGVPFPEVARAVGRTPDAVRQLASRARRHVAAGTPRLEVDRTEHDRVLAAFVAAAAGGDLEALVRTLDPDVVLTSDGGGVISAARRPVLGPDKVARFLLGIVRRGRAAGREAVPVEVNGATGLAFLEEGRVTGVVSLSVGGGVVRRVDIVLAPDKLPVGPVS
- a CDS encoding Nramp family divalent metal transporter, with the translated sequence MSDPGAPTATTGTTQPRWRVIGPGLVVAATGVGAADLVATLVAGAKFGYTLLWVAVLGAVIKVVLVEGAGRYSLATGRTIFEGWRSLGRWTTWYFAPYIVIWGLVYGATAMSSSALPIVAIFPDLSLRWTAVVIGVIGLALVWLGSYAAFEKVMALLVGVMFVCVVGAAALATPNLGEILLGLRPIFPDDSVVNVLAIAGGVGGTITLAAYGYWLREKGWSTPVFMRVMRLDNGVAYAVTGIFVVAMLIVGAELYYSAGIAAETGDQALVQLSDVLDDRYGDVFGTVFLVGFFASSFSSLIGVWSGVSLMFADYVGNLRDLPSGHPDTRTGGRYFRAYLLWLTFPPMLLLLLDEPVGLILAYGTLGALFMPFLAITLLVLLNKRRPGALPHSTVPDEWRNGWLSNGFMLLCAVLFVALAVNEIRETLAPYV